GCCGCCTTGAAGATGGATTAAATTATATCGAAAAAAATGGGGCAGATGTGCTGTTACTGGATTTAAACTTACCGGATAGTTTTGGTTTTGATACATTTCTAAAAGCTAAAGAAAGAGTACCTCAAATTCCTATCGTTATATTAAGTGCATTCGATGATGAAGATGTGGCAATTAATGCAGTTAAAGGTGAAGCACAGGACTATTTAATTAAAGGAAAGGTTGACAGCAGTCTTCTGTCGCGATCTATATCATATGCAATCGAGCGTAAAGCAATTGAGGGTGAATTGATAAGGCACAGAGATCATCTTGAGGAACTGGTTCAAGAAAGAACAATTGAACTTCAGGAAGCAAATAAAAAGCTTAAAAATGAAATTGAAGAACGTAAAATGGCTGAAGATGAGATTAAAACATCACTTGAGGAAAAGAATATACTCCTTGAAGAGATACACCATCGAGTCGAAAATAATTTACAGACAATATCTAATCTTATGGGACTAGAATATACTCAGCTCAATGATAAAGAACCTATTGAGATTTATCAAGAAAGCCAAAACCGTGTTAAAACGATAGCTTTAATTCATGAGACTCTATCTAGATCTGAAGACTTTGCAATAATTGATTTTAATAAATATGCCCATGATTTAATTAATCACCTGTTTAAGTCATATACAGTTGATAAAAATATAAATGCAAAGATAAAGATAGATGGAATTCTGCTGGATATAGATACTGCAGTTCCATGTGGTTTAATTCTAAATGAACTCGTCACCAACTCCATAAAACATGCTTTCCCATCGTCGTATTTTGAAGATCGTAAACTCTTAAAAAGTAGATTTACGCAGCCATCTAACCGTGAATTTGTAAATGATCAATTTAAAGGTCAAAATGATATAACTGGAGAAATAAATATTTTCTTTACTTTAGATGATGGTAATTTCACATTAAAAGTGGGGGACAATGGAATTGGCTTACCTGATGATATTGATTTTAGATATGCAGAGACTAGTGGGTTGCAACTGGTAAATGCATTGGTGAGACAGCTTGATGGGCTCATTGATCTTGAAAAGGATAATGGTTGTGAATTTAAAATTATATTTAGAGAATCCAGTGTATAGATAAAATTTTAAAAGTCTTTTTTTTAAATTTATATATTCATTATATTATTTTAAATTAAAGGGTTTATCAGTCGTTTTCAATATATTTTAGAATATTTTGCATCGCTTTTTTATGATCTAAGCTTCCAACACGGTTTACAGTTCTTGACATTTCATGAATTCGTTCTAAATATTCTTTTGCAGTATTTTCATCTACCATTTTAATTCTTGTTAAATAAACAAGTGATTCTATTATCGCAAAAATGGCCCTGTTTAAAGGTTCAACACTTTCTTTTTTAATAATAACTTCATTTACATCGGCTTTTATTATTGTCATCTTGGATTTGCTGATATTATCTTCTTTTTCAATTTCTTTAGTGCCGATTACACTTGCAGTAAAAAACGCATCTGTATTTTTAATGTAAAACACATCACCATGCTTTTTAAAATGATCATGAGAAAGATCTCCAGTGGTGCAACCTACAAAAACTAGAGGATCTTTTAGTATATTTACAACAAATTTGGAGTTCGCTTTTATGTTTTCAAGAGTGTGGGTTCCTTCAAAAAGATTCAGCACGATTTCACTTTTATTTTTGCAGATAACTCCTATAGGGGCTGCATTTGGCACTCCGTTCCTATTTTGAGTGGTTATAATTGTTTCATAGAGTAATCCCTTTTTCATTCCCACAGATTCAAGATCTTGCATATGTTCACCCTGCTAATTTAGTTAAACTTATGTCATTTGATTTCTTTAGTACTGTTAATAAATTATGTGGTGAAGAATCTATTTTTAAGTTAGACGGGTTATAACTGATTATTTAAATTTAATATTATAAAAACAGGATTTAAATTAAAAAGTAGCATGTTTAATAAATTAATTGTATATTAAATCTAAAATAAACTATTTTATTTAATTAAATAAATAGAAAATGAGTAAATTATCTTAATTTATCTGTATCTGTCTCTGCCTTTTAAAGATATACATGATAAAGGCTATGATTGGCTTAAGAACTATATCTTGAGAGAATTTCTAAAAACAGTCCAAATGGAGATGTGATATAATTTTATGATAATTAATAACATTAAAACAGGTTTAAAGAATGTATTTCGTCTGAAATCATTAATTAGAAATCGTTCAGAAATAATCATACTCATATCGAAATGAGGTTAATAGAAATTGAGTAAAATTATTGTATGATTAATTAATATTAACTTGAAATAAAATTAAATGGGAGGTAAATTGTTTTGATTATCCGTATCTGTCTCTGCCTTTCAAAAAGATATATACGATAAAGGCTAGGACAAGTATAATGATTATTGGTAGCAAGAACCATAGTATCTTGAGTAAAATTACTGCAACTATAATAGCTATTATTATATATATGATATCTCTAAATTCCATATATCCTAATTGTATTTTAATATATTTATACATTTTTATGTTTACATGACTTAATTTACTAATAAAACAATATTTGGGAGATATATAATGAAAATACTTGTTATAAATAATCATGGACAGTACAATCACAGAATCCATAGAACATTACATTATCTAAAGATTCCTTCAGAACTAATTCCGAATTCAACATCTATTGATCAAATAAATGAAAAAGAACCCGTAGGTCTCATACTGGGTGGAGGACCATCTATAGAAAGGACTGGAAATTGTTTTGAATATGTTAAAGAACTGGATTATCCTATTTTAGGGATTTGCCTTGGCCATCAAATAATAGCAAAAGCTTATGGTGGAGAAGTAGGATCTGCAGGGATGGAAAGTTATGCAAAAATTGAAATTACCATAAAAGAAGAGAATGATATCTTTAAGGGACTTGGAGATACCATGAAAGTCTGGACATCTCATAAGGATGAGGTTACAAAGTTACCTGAAGGTTTTAAACTGCTTGCAACATCTCCAATTTGTGAAATTGAAGCGATGAAGCATGAAACTAAACCGTTATATGGTATACAGTTCCACCCTGAAGTTCATCATACTGAAAACGGGCCTAAACTACTTGAAAATTTCTATGAATTTTGTAAGAATTACTCAAGTCAGTAAAGAATAAATTAGTTCACTTTTTAAATTTTAAAAATAAAATTAGAAAATTAGTGCCATTTAAGGCGCTAAATACTTACTTTTCTTCATGATATTCTTCTTCGGTATTTATACACCATAGATTATCCTTGGAAGTGACTCCTTTTATAATATTGTCAACTGCAGTCATTGCAGTGAGCATGGAATGGTCCATGTTGTTGTATCTATGCATTCCATTTCTTCCAATTAAAAACAGGTTCTCAAACTTATTTGTGAAATCTTTAACGGTGTCAAACTGGTTATAAGTACCAAAGTATGCAGGATACGTTTTTTGAACTCGTATTACTACGTTGTCAAGCACATCTTTTTTGTCGATGATGTCAATTTTTGCAAGTTCGTCTATGGCAAATTTTGAGAAGTCTTCATCACTCATAGTCCAGTATTCATCTCCTTCATCACAGAAGTATTCAAGACCAATCCATGTTTTGGAATCATCATTTACAAGATAAGGGCTCCAGTTGTTGAATATTTGAAGCCTACCAATTTTAACATCACGTTCCTGTATATAAATCCAGTTATCTGGGACTATATTATTGATGGTCCTTTGATTAGTTTCATTTTTTATTTTAAGTTCATTTAAAAGTAAACCTACTGTAATAAAGTCACGGTATATCAAGCCATTTGCAACATCTTGAACATTTTGAGGTACATTTTCTGTAGCGTTAATTAAGTCTTTAACTGGCATTGTTGAGAAGAAATAATCTCCTTCTATACTTTTTATTTCACCTGTTTTGGCGTCTTTAATTTCAATTTGATTAACGTTATTGCCATCATGTTCAATTCCAACAGCTTCCTGATTGAAGTGTATTTCGCCGCCGTTTTCAGTGATAATTCTTGCTACTTCTTCCCATATTTGTCCTGGCCCATATTTGGGGTACATAAATTGTCCTATTAAGCTTGTTTCCACGTTTTTCTGCTCTATGGAATCGTT
This genomic window from Methanobacterium veterum contains:
- a CDS encoding histidine kinase dimerization/phosphoacceptor domain -containing protein, which produces MDAKYINVLLIEDNPTDTALIREMLNEVRKHRFKLHNTRRLEDGLNYIEKNGADVLLLDLNLPDSFGFDTFLKAKERVPQIPIVILSAFDDEDVAINAVKGEAQDYLIKGKVDSSLLSRSISYAIERKAIEGELIRHRDHLEELVQERTIELQEANKKLKNEIEERKMAEDEIKTSLEEKNILLEEIHHRVENNLQTISNLMGLEYTQLNDKEPIEIYQESQNRVKTIALIHETLSRSEDFAIIDFNKYAHDLINHLFKSYTVDKNINAKIKIDGILLDIDTAVPCGLILNELVTNSIKHAFPSSYFEDRKLLKSRFTQPSNREFVNDQFKGQNDITGEINIFFTLDDGNFTLKVGDNGIGLPDDIDFRYAETSGLQLVNALVRQLDGLIDLEKDNGCEFKIIFRESSV
- a CDS encoding DUF447 domain-containing protein, giving the protein MQDLESVGMKKGLLYETIITTQNRNGVPNAAPIGVICKNKSEIVLNLFEGTHTLENIKANSKFVVNILKDPLVFVGCTTGDLSHDHFKKHGDVFYIKNTDAFFTASVIGTKEIEKEDNISKSKMTIIKADVNEVIIKKESVEPLNRAIFAIIESLVYLTRIKMVDENTAKEYLERIHEMSRTVNRVGSLDHKKAMQNILKYIEND
- a CDS encoding GMP synthase subunit A, encoding MKILVINNHGQYNHRIHRTLHYLKIPSELIPNSTSIDQINEKEPVGLILGGGPSIERTGNCFEYVKELDYPILGICLGHQIIAKAYGGEVGSAGMESYAKIEITIKEENDIFKGLGDTMKVWTSHKDEVTKLPEGFKLLATSPICEIEAMKHETKPLYGIQFHPEVHHTENGPKLLENFYEFCKNYSSQ
- a CDS encoding NAD(P)/FAD-dependent oxidoreductase, which translates into the protein MSQKTAIIIGAGPAGLTAAYELLDKTDIKPIIYEKSEDIGGISKTVEYKGNHIDIGGHRFFSKNDRVMKWWQNIMPLQGTPAKDDLTLGREVPLEKECLKREIGQKEAKKIAAPDPEEEDKVMLNRGRLSRIYFLRKFFDYPVKLNSNTIRNLGALRMIKIGLSYAKVTISPIKEENTLEDFYINRFGKELYGTFFDDYNIKLWGVPCSEIAPDFGAQRVKGLSITKVVTHALKSGFSKNDSIEQKNVETSLIGQFMYPKYGPGQIWEEVARIITENGGEIHFNQEAVGIEHDGNNVNQIEIKDAKTGEIKSIEGDYFFSTMPVKDLINATENVPQNVQDVANGLIYRDFITVGLLLNELKIKNETNQRTINNIVPDNWIYIQERDVKIGRLQIFNNWSPYLVNDDSKTWIGLEYFCDEGDEYWTMSDEDFSKFAIDELAKIDIIDKKDVLDNVVIRVQKTYPAYFGTYNQFDTVKDFTNKFENLFLIGRNGMHRYNNMDHSMLTAMTAVDNIIKGVTSKDNLWCINTEEEYHEEK